In bacterium, one genomic interval encodes:
- a CDS encoding GGDEF domain-containing protein yields DFVTRYGGEEFAIILPGANIEGAGILADKLRSNVEEFDFVNANKQPEGRITVSVGVASTRTVSSSAEELVHQSDVALYQAKERGRNQVILSVAPGVFERYNAANSPE; encoded by the coding sequence GACTTTGTTACTCGTTATGGTGGGGAGGAGTTTGCTATTATTTTGCCCGGTGCTAACATCGAAGGGGCAGGAATACTTGCGGACAAGCTCAGATCTAATGTTGAAGAGTTTGATTTCGTTAATGCAAATAAACAGCCGGAAGGACGTATCACCGTCAGTGTAGGAGTTGCATCTACTCGTACCGTGAGTTCCTCAGCGGAAGAGCTGGTACATCAATCCGATGTTGCATTGTACCAAGCCAAAGAGCGTGGGAGAAATCAAGTCATTCTTAGTGTCGCGCCTGGGGTGTTTGAACGATATAATGCAGCAAACTCTCCAGAATGA